From a single Micromonospora pallida genomic region:
- a CDS encoding lasso peptide biosynthesis B2 protein has protein sequence MTTERTVPYRPETLGPRRRLLVRVVVLAARLLATRSPATIRRVLHRLSRGARPATHAEAAAARRDTVRTSAFCAGPLGCLPRSIATVLLCRLRGTWPTWQVGARVHPPFGAHAWVEVDGSAVDEPYPDGFHVPLLTVAVARTPR, from the coding sequence ATGACCACCGAGCGGACCGTGCCGTACCGGCCGGAGACGCTGGGCCCGCGCCGGCGACTGCTGGTCCGGGTCGTCGTCCTCGCCGCCCGCCTCCTGGCCACCCGGTCCCCGGCGACCATCCGCCGGGTGCTGCACCGGCTGTCGCGGGGCGCCCGGCCGGCCACCCACGCCGAGGCCGCCGCCGCCCGGCGGGACACCGTACGGACCAGCGCCTTCTGCGCCGGCCCGCTCGGCTGCCTGCCCCGCTCCATCGCCACCGTGCTGCTGTGCCGGTTGCGCGGCACGTGGCCCACCTGGCAGGTCGGGGCCCGGGTGCACCCGCCCTTCGGCGCGCACGCCTGGGTCGAGGTGGACGGATCGGCGGTGGACGAGCCGTACCCGGACGGGTTCCACGTCCCGCTGCTGACCGTGGCCGTCGCGCGGACGCCCCGGTGA
- a CDS encoding MauE/DoxX family redox-associated membrane protein, producing MTALYLGWTCRAAVLVVFVVAVCGKLRDRAAFGEFRRAAAALSGVRVDRVGPLALSVVAAEAAVVGGLTAERTAPWAFALAAVLLGAFTVGLWRGVRAGLVVPCRCLGASATAGGALPIVRNVLLLAVVVVGLWATGPGGGGDLPPLAGVPVCLVGAALLAGVLLRLEQLVDVFTARF from the coding sequence GTGACCGCGCTCTACCTGGGCTGGACCTGCCGGGCGGCGGTCCTGGTCGTCTTCGTCGTGGCCGTCTGCGGCAAGCTGCGCGACCGGGCCGCCTTCGGCGAGTTCCGCCGGGCCGCCGCCGCGCTGTCCGGAGTGCGCGTCGACCGGGTGGGCCCGCTCGCGCTGTCCGTGGTCGCCGCCGAGGCGGCCGTCGTCGGGGGGCTGACGGCCGAGCGGACCGCGCCGTGGGCCTTCGCGCTCGCCGCAGTGCTGCTCGGCGCGTTCACCGTCGGCCTGTGGCGCGGCGTGCGCGCCGGCCTAGTGGTGCCGTGCCGGTGCCTGGGCGCGTCCGCCACCGCCGGCGGTGCCCTGCCGATCGTCCGGAACGTCCTGCTGCTCGCCGTGGTGGTGGTCGGACTCTGGGCCACCGGGCCGGGCGGTGGCGGTGACCTGCCGCCGCTGGCCGGCGTGCCGGTCTGCCTGGTCGGCGCGGCGCTCCTGGCCGGCGTGCTGCTGCGCCTGGAACAACTCGTCGATGTGTTCACCGCCCGTTTCTAG
- a CDS encoding keywimysin-related RiPP encodes MTKKVAYERPTLVKAGRFAEKTAGSLFTSCRESFVTQKPAAICN; translated from the coding sequence ATGACGAAGAAGGTGGCCTACGAGCGGCCGACGCTGGTGAAGGCCGGTCGGTTCGCGGAGAAGACGGCCGGCAGCCTGTTCACCAGCTGCCGGGAGTCCTTCGTGACCCAGAAGCCGGCAGCTATCTGCAACTGA
- a CDS encoding polymorphic toxin-type HINT domain-containing protein, which produces MTRTTFLRGMHGDRLNKSGGTRTVTVAASVGGETVYDEDQFAGMVREQVVYNGVDTKPVSKTVNVPWRSPATATRTINGDEVTARYVNTQTTYASTALGVDGAGGWRTARTVSTFHDTYGTTETIQSEGDITTANDEKCTTYQYNRNTGLNIVQAVKRITVKALPCATVPGTQGHMIADERRFYDGATSVDQVPTTGAVTRVDKLKDCSSVTGTAWQTFSQATFDAYGRPKTATDIRGRTSTTEYTPATGGPVTQVLTRTPDPNGSTTDWTTTIETRPYWGKPIKTTDYNGRIAEMEYDPMGRLYRGWEVGWPRASNPNTPSVKYDYYYAPNRDAYPYTRTQRLHAGGGYLTTYEILDAFLRPRQAQRAGVGGDRVVTDTLYDKIGRATTAYQEHLEPGTPSGALWWEPEWSVPALTKTVHDDASRATDQVYFGTDGVSNLVEKWRTTTQYLGDTTVVTPPDGGTVTTTKTDIEGRTVELRQRADESQVTPDHVTTYTYNPKGQLTVVKDTAGNQWVNSYDVKGRQITAKDPDKGTTTTTYTQYDEPETITDARNTVLVNEYDSLGRRTALYQGSVAATNKLAEWKYDKTYAGQTVRGQLTESTRYESAGSTNAYKQRVVGFNLRYQPTSEHYVIPANEGDGLAGTWAYGYGYAIDGSPKTISYPGPGGLTNETVETTYDQTTGLPVELKTGMINVGRYVIGQEYTPYGEPTLATRKTDGGVYVQDTTHYDLTTRRVKRLEVQPETAAGTVVDTHYDHDPAGNILSIADTPQVGAADTQCFRYDNLRRLTSAWTPQSGVPCATNPSVADLGGPAPYWHEWTIDNVGNRTSETVHTAAGATTRDHTVPASGATAVRPHAVTSVTTQAPGASAVTTEYAYDNTGNMTCRPVGTTANNCATGADSQTLHWNSEGKLASVTAGGQTVETNIYDANGTRLIRRDAAGTTLYLPGQEVRRENGSAATGTRHYNFAGRTIGNRTPAGLTWLYTDHQGTQQTAVNANSQAVTVRRQTPYGDPRGTQPQWVNGKGFVGGDKDPTGLTTVGARQYDSGLGRFISVDPIQNLTDPQQWNAYAYSNNSPITFSDPSGLHAIEGNNDGEGQNGYQWNNTVTVTGSTAEEMGFGTSAYNTGNGNGGGGRNNGLTDEQIKRANEIKKQNAIDIIIRAGGQLLLQFFGVDDIMGCIGGDLKACAWTLVNMLPWGKAVQLVRKFDKVVGTVRRAVSGLMKWNEERKWADQVLEQASSCLLPGNRHSFAPGTRVLVADGGEKPIEELTEGDEVVATDPETGRTEEREVTRTHRHEDTDLTDLWVTVADGERTTIKTTQHHPFWSETRKASVDATDLWVGEELRSDDGDRVTVREIRSYTGKATMHDLSVADIETYYVVAGNTPVLVHNCGRATFVADANGTVVPTSASRLESGLQAAVDAGEAGFSTFPTRSAGTGFQLPDGSRIRIMQPSANGNAGLRASFTNGADAPVSPFTGRPVQPPRGVNPKQYVRSRTHIELEP; this is translated from the coding sequence TTGACCCGCACCACATTCCTGCGCGGCATGCACGGTGACCGGCTCAACAAGAGCGGCGGCACCCGTACCGTGACGGTGGCCGCGTCGGTGGGCGGCGAGACGGTGTACGACGAGGACCAGTTCGCGGGCATGGTTCGCGAACAGGTTGTCTACAACGGTGTCGACACGAAGCCGGTCAGCAAGACGGTCAACGTGCCGTGGCGTTCACCCGCGACGGCGACCCGCACCATCAACGGTGACGAGGTCACCGCCCGCTACGTCAACACCCAAACCACGTACGCGTCGACCGCGCTGGGCGTGGACGGTGCCGGAGGCTGGCGCACCGCGCGCACCGTCTCCACCTTCCACGACACCTACGGCACCACCGAGACGATCCAGTCCGAGGGTGACATCACCACGGCCAACGACGAGAAGTGCACCACCTACCAGTACAACCGCAACACCGGGCTGAACATCGTGCAGGCGGTCAAGCGGATCACGGTCAAGGCACTGCCGTGCGCGACCGTTCCGGGGACCCAGGGCCACATGATCGCCGACGAGCGGAGGTTCTACGACGGGGCGACCAGTGTCGACCAGGTGCCCACGACCGGTGCCGTCACCCGCGTCGACAAGCTCAAGGACTGCTCGTCGGTGACCGGTACGGCGTGGCAGACGTTCAGCCAGGCCACCTTCGACGCGTACGGGCGGCCGAAGACCGCCACCGACATCCGGGGACGGACCTCCACCACCGAGTACACCCCGGCCACCGGCGGACCGGTGACCCAGGTGCTCACCCGCACGCCCGACCCGAACGGCAGCACCACCGACTGGACCACCACCATCGAGACCCGGCCCTACTGGGGCAAGCCGATCAAGACCACCGACTACAACGGCCGGATCGCGGAGATGGAGTACGACCCGATGGGCCGGCTCTACCGCGGCTGGGAGGTCGGCTGGCCGAGAGCCAGCAACCCGAACACCCCGTCGGTGAAGTACGACTACTACTACGCGCCGAACCGGGACGCCTACCCCTACACGAGGACTCAGCGCCTGCACGCCGGCGGCGGCTACCTGACGACGTACGAGATCCTGGACGCTTTCCTCCGGCCCCGGCAGGCCCAGCGGGCCGGCGTGGGCGGCGACCGGGTGGTCACCGACACCCTGTACGACAAGATCGGTCGGGCGACAACGGCGTACCAGGAGCACCTGGAGCCCGGTACGCCATCGGGCGCGCTCTGGTGGGAGCCGGAGTGGTCCGTGCCAGCGCTCACCAAGACCGTCCACGACGACGCGTCCCGCGCCACCGACCAGGTCTACTTCGGCACCGACGGGGTCAGCAACCTGGTGGAGAAGTGGCGCACCACCACCCAGTACCTGGGTGACACCACGGTGGTGACGCCGCCGGACGGCGGGACGGTCACCACCACCAAGACCGACATCGAAGGCCGCACCGTCGAACTGCGGCAACGCGCCGACGAATCCCAGGTCACCCCCGACCACGTCACCACCTACACGTACAACCCCAAGGGCCAGCTCACGGTGGTGAAGGACACCGCCGGCAACCAGTGGGTGAACAGCTACGACGTCAAGGGCCGGCAGATCACCGCCAAGGACCCGGACAAGGGCACGACCACCACCACCTACACCCAGTACGACGAGCCCGAGACGATCACCGACGCCCGCAACACCGTCCTGGTCAACGAGTACGACTCACTCGGCCGCCGAACCGCGCTCTACCAGGGCAGCGTCGCCGCGACGAACAAGCTCGCCGAGTGGAAGTACGACAAGACCTACGCCGGACAGACCGTCCGGGGACAGTTGACGGAGAGCACCCGCTACGAGTCGGCCGGCTCGACCAACGCCTACAAGCAGCGGGTGGTCGGCTTCAACCTGCGCTACCAGCCGACCAGCGAACACTACGTGATCCCGGCGAACGAGGGCGACGGACTGGCCGGCACCTGGGCCTACGGCTACGGGTACGCGATCGACGGCAGCCCGAAGACGATCAGCTATCCCGGACCCGGCGGCCTGACCAACGAGACCGTCGAGACCACCTACGACCAGACGACCGGGCTGCCTGTCGAGCTGAAAACCGGGATGATCAACGTCGGCCGGTACGTCATCGGCCAGGAGTACACCCCGTACGGCGAGCCGACCCTCGCCACCCGCAAGACCGACGGCGGCGTCTACGTCCAGGACACGACACACTACGACCTCACCACCCGCCGGGTGAAGCGACTGGAGGTGCAGCCCGAGACGGCCGCCGGCACGGTGGTCGACACCCACTACGACCACGACCCGGCCGGCAACATCCTCTCCATCGCCGACACCCCGCAGGTCGGGGCGGCTGACACCCAGTGCTTCCGCTACGACAACCTGCGCCGGCTCACCAGCGCCTGGACGCCGCAATCGGGTGTGCCGTGCGCGACGAACCCGAGCGTCGCGGACCTGGGCGGCCCCGCGCCGTACTGGCACGAGTGGACTATCGACAACGTCGGCAACCGCACCAGCGAGACCGTGCACACGGCCGCTGGCGCCACCACCCGTGACCACACCGTGCCGGCCAGCGGCGCGACCGCCGTCCGCCCGCACGCCGTCACCTCGGTCACCACTCAGGCGCCGGGCGCGTCGGCGGTCACCACCGAATACGCCTACGACAACACCGGCAACATGACCTGCCGGCCGGTCGGCACCACGGCGAACAACTGCGCCACCGGTGCCGACTCCCAGACCCTGCACTGGAACTCCGAGGGCAAGCTCGCCTCGGTGACCGCCGGCGGCCAGACCGTCGAGACCAACATCTACGACGCCAACGGAACCCGGCTGATCCGCCGGGATGCCGCCGGCACCACCCTCTACCTGCCCGGCCAGGAGGTCCGGCGGGAGAACGGCTCCGCCGCCACCGGCACCCGCCACTACAACTTCGCCGGACGCACCATCGGCAACCGTACGCCCGCCGGCCTGACCTGGCTCTACACCGACCATCAGGGCACCCAGCAGACGGCCGTCAACGCCAACAGCCAGGCGGTCACCGTACGCCGACAGACGCCGTACGGCGATCCGCGCGGCACCCAGCCGCAGTGGGTCAACGGCAAGGGGTTCGTCGGCGGCGACAAGGACCCCACCGGCCTGACCACCGTCGGCGCCCGCCAGTACGACAGCGGACTCGGCCGGTTCATTTCCGTCGACCCCATCCAGAACCTGACAGACCCACAGCAGTGGAACGCCTACGCCTACAGCAACAACAGCCCGATCACCTTCTCTGACCCCAGCGGCCTCCACGCCATCGAGGGCAACAACGACGGCGAGGGCCAGAACGGCTACCAGTGGAACAACACGGTCACCGTCACCGGCAGCACCGCCGAGGAGATGGGCTTCGGCACGAGCGCGTACAACACCGGCAACGGTAACGGCGGCGGTGGCCGCAACAACGGCCTCACCGACGAGCAGATCAAACGCGCCAACGAAATCAAGAAGCAAAACGCGATCGACATCATCATCCGAGCTGGCGGGCAACTCCTGCTCCAGTTCTTCGGCGTCGACGACATCATGGGCTGCATCGGCGGCGACCTGAAAGCGTGCGCCTGGACGCTGGTCAACATGCTCCCCTGGGGCAAGGCGGTCCAGCTCGTCCGCAAGTTCGACAAGGTTGTCGGTACCGTCCGACGCGCCGTCTCGGGCTTGATGAAGTGGAACGAGGAACGCAAGTGGGCCGACCAGGTCCTCGAGCAGGCGAGTTCCTGCCTGCTCCCCGGTAACCGGCACAGCTTCGCGCCCGGCACAAGGGTGCTGGTAGCCGACGGTGGCGAGAAACCCATCGAGGAACTGACGGAGGGCGACGAGGTCGTCGCCACCGACCCGGAAACCGGCCGAACCGAGGAACGTGAGGTCACCCGGACCCACCGGCACGAGGACACCGATCTCACCGACCTTTGGGTCACCGTCGCCGACGGCGAGCGGACCACCATCAAGACCACCCAGCACCACCCCTTCTGGAGCGAGACCCGTAAGGCATCGGTGGACGCCACCGACCTGTGGGTGGGCGAGGAACTCCGCTCCGACGACGGCGACCGGGTGACCGTCCGCGAGATCCGCTCGTACACCGGCAAGGCGACCATGCACGACCTCTCCGTCGCCGACATTGAGACGTACTATGTGGTAGCCGGCAACACGCCAGTTCTCGTACACAACTGCGGCAGGGCTACGTTCGTGGCAGACGCAAACGGGACCGTAGTGCCCACGAGCGCTTCGCGGCTGGAGTCAGGATTGCAGGCGGCGGTCGACGCGGGAGAGGCTGGATTTAGCACCTTCCCCACCCGTTCGGCAGGTACGGGCTTCCAACTTCCGGATGGCAGTAGGATCCGCATTATGCAGCCGTCAGCCAACGGAAATGCGGGGCTTCGAGCCTCGTTTACAAACGGGGCCGATGCGCCAGTCAGTCCATTCACGGGCAGGCCGGTGCAGCCGCCGAGGGGCGTGAATCCGAAGCAGTATGTCCGGTCTAGGACGCACATTGAGTTGGAGCCATAG
- a CDS encoding lasso peptide biosynthesis PqqD family chaperone → MSFALRAGLTWAETEYGGVLLDTADGEYWTLNVTGARVLAGLLAGAEPDEVVARLTTEFDGDPADAAGDVPALIAELEAAHLVVRR, encoded by the coding sequence ATGAGCTTCGCCTTGCGCGCCGGCCTGACCTGGGCGGAGACCGAGTACGGCGGGGTGCTGCTGGACACCGCCGACGGTGAATACTGGACGCTCAACGTCACCGGGGCTCGGGTGCTCGCCGGCCTGCTGGCCGGCGCGGAACCCGACGAGGTTGTCGCCCGGCTGACCACGGAGTTCGACGGCGACCCGGCTGACGCCGCCGGGGACGTACCGGCCCTGATCGCCGAACTGGAGGCCGCCCACCTGGTGGTCCGCAGATGA
- a CDS encoding asparagine synthase-related protein → MASLPRIDPALSWFVMVPDTDAGAALLDPPAPRLPGLRIITHASGRPWLVGHWSDGEVAVGEQGDRRLAVLGEHLLTGPDLWRLAAGTADPGQWCAAVAAAPGSFHVAVSADGGTHLHGTLSGYRRVYFGRAGAVTVAADRADAVAALLDAPVDTDRLTLRLLAPYAPWPLCWQPVWRGVEALRPDQRLVLRADAAPRTVTRWQPPEPTLGLAEAADGLRRALTDAVRVRTDAGGVVSTDLSGTDSTALCALAATGPADVVALTSVSVDPLDDDLPWATRAVQALGTVVHEVVPAEVNPLPYTGALDGADRFDEPTAAVMYRASFLALSDRAAAHGARVRLTGFGGDELLTADPGLQLTLLRTHPRTAWRQLRVMRAAYRWPRGAVLRAVLDRRGYADWMATLARDLTAGWPAMDRPPLGWELPIGVAPWATPDAVAALRGLLAGAAAQATPLAADPGTHNRLAAIHAGAANTRHMAQLTAGHGVPMAAPYLDDAVVTACLAVRLADVTDPGRYKPLLRAAMRDVLPAPLLERSGKADTSIAAERGALAYRDRLLDLAEHSRLAERGLVDPARLRAALRSPGERTWYELDQTLACETWLRTVDTVPTRL, encoded by the coding sequence ATGGCGAGTCTTCCCCGCATCGACCCTGCTCTGTCCTGGTTCGTCATGGTGCCGGACACCGATGCGGGGGCCGCGCTGTTGGACCCTCCGGCCCCCCGGCTGCCGGGGCTCCGGATCATCACCCACGCGTCCGGTCGGCCCTGGCTGGTCGGACACTGGTCGGACGGCGAGGTGGCGGTCGGTGAACAGGGCGACCGTCGCCTCGCCGTACTCGGCGAGCACCTGCTGACCGGGCCGGACCTGTGGCGACTCGCCGCCGGCACGGCGGACCCGGGACAGTGGTGCGCGGCGGTGGCCGCCGCACCGGGCAGCTTCCACGTAGCCGTCTCCGCCGACGGCGGCACCCACCTGCACGGCACCCTTTCCGGGTACCGCCGGGTCTACTTCGGTCGGGCCGGCGCGGTCACCGTGGCCGCCGACCGGGCCGACGCCGTGGCGGCCCTGCTCGACGCGCCGGTCGACACCGACCGGCTGACGCTGCGCCTGCTCGCCCCGTACGCCCCGTGGCCGCTGTGCTGGCAGCCGGTCTGGCGCGGCGTCGAGGCGCTCCGCCCCGACCAGCGGCTGGTGCTCCGCGCCGACGCCGCACCCCGTACGGTCACCCGCTGGCAGCCGCCCGAGCCGACGCTGGGGCTGGCCGAGGCGGCCGACGGCCTGCGCCGGGCGCTCACCGACGCGGTACGGGTCCGCACCGATGCCGGTGGCGTCGTCTCGACCGACCTCAGCGGAACGGACTCCACCGCCCTCTGCGCGCTGGCCGCGACCGGCCCGGCCGACGTCGTCGCGCTGACCTCGGTGAGCGTCGACCCGCTCGACGACGACCTGCCCTGGGCCACCCGGGCGGTGCAGGCCCTCGGCACCGTCGTCCACGAGGTGGTGCCGGCCGAGGTCAACCCCCTGCCGTACACCGGGGCGCTCGACGGCGCGGACCGGTTCGACGAGCCCACCGCCGCGGTCATGTACCGCGCGAGTTTCCTCGCCCTCTCCGACCGGGCCGCCGCCCACGGCGCCCGGGTGCGGCTGACCGGCTTCGGCGGGGACGAACTACTCACCGCCGACCCCGGACTGCAACTGACCCTGCTGCGCACCCATCCCCGGACCGCGTGGCGCCAACTGCGGGTGATGCGCGCGGCGTACCGCTGGCCCCGGGGCGCGGTGCTGCGGGCCGTGCTCGACCGGCGCGGCTACGCCGACTGGATGGCCACCCTCGCCCGGGACCTGACCGCCGGCTGGCCCGCGATGGACCGCCCGCCGCTGGGCTGGGAGCTGCCGATCGGCGTGGCCCCGTGGGCCACCCCCGACGCGGTCGCGGCCCTGCGCGGCCTGCTGGCCGGGGCCGCCGCGCAGGCCACCCCGCTCGCCGCCGACCCTGGCACGCACAACCGGCTCGCGGCGATCCACGCCGGTGCCGCCAACACCCGGCACATGGCCCAGCTCACCGCCGGCCACGGGGTGCCGATGGCCGCCCCGTACCTCGACGACGCGGTGGTGACGGCCTGCCTGGCGGTCCGGCTCGCCGACGTCACCGACCCGGGGCGGTACAAGCCGCTGCTGCGGGCGGCGATGCGCGACGTGCTGCCGGCCCCGTTGCTGGAGCGCAGCGGCAAGGCGGACACCTCCATCGCCGCCGAGCGGGGCGCGCTGGCGTACCGCGACCGGCTGCTCGACCTCGCCGAGCACTCCCGGCTGGCCGAGCGGGGCCTGGTCGACCCGGCCCGGCTGCGGGCCGCGCTGCGGTCGCCGGGGGAGCGGACCTGGTACGAGCTGGACCAGACGCTCGCCTGCGAGACCTGGCTGCGCACCGTGGACACCGTACCGACACGACTGTAG
- a CDS encoding MalY/PatB family protein — protein sequence MAGPAPSAGPSPAGNPLARLTLDELRQRTSVKWRMHPPDVLPLWVAEQDVPLAEPVADALRRAIDLGDTGYAHGTAYAEALGAFAARRWGWSDFRVDHATVVPDVMMGIVEVLRLVTDPGDAVVVCPPVYPPFYAFVSHADRQVIEAPLGPDLRMDHAALDDAFRRARACGRRPAFLLCNPHNPTGVVHRRDELEAVAELADRHGLRVISDEIHAPLVLPGARFTPYLTVPGAENAFALTSASKAWNLAGLKAALAVAGPRAAADLRRMPEEVGHGPSHLGVIAHTAAFRAGGPWLDLLLDGLDANRTLLETLLAEHLPAVGYHRPEGTYLAWLDCTRLGVATEQPGGAPGVVSVASEQPADGPGVVTDVAGPAKLFLDQARVALSSGHVFGTGGAGFVRLNFATSPAILTEAVTRMGRAVSAASA from the coding sequence ATGGCAGGCCCCGCCCCCTCCGCCGGCCCCTCCCCGGCCGGGAATCCGCTCGCCCGGCTCACGCTGGACGAACTCCGGCAGCGCACCAGCGTGAAGTGGCGCATGCACCCACCCGACGTACTCCCCCTCTGGGTGGCGGAGCAGGACGTACCCCTCGCCGAGCCGGTGGCCGACGCGCTGCGCCGCGCGATCGACCTCGGTGACACCGGCTACGCGCACGGGACCGCGTACGCCGAGGCGCTCGGCGCGTTCGCCGCCCGACGCTGGGGTTGGTCCGACTTCCGCGTCGACCATGCCACCGTCGTACCCGACGTGATGATGGGCATCGTCGAGGTCCTGCGACTGGTGACCGACCCGGGCGACGCGGTGGTGGTCTGCCCCCCTGTGTACCCACCCTTCTACGCCTTCGTCAGCCACGCCGACCGGCAGGTGATCGAGGCGCCCCTCGGCCCCGACCTGCGGATGGACCACGCCGCGCTCGACGACGCCTTCCGCCGGGCCCGCGCCTGCGGCCGCCGGCCGGCGTTCCTGCTGTGCAACCCGCACAACCCGACCGGCGTCGTCCACCGCCGCGACGAACTCGAGGCCGTCGCCGAACTGGCCGACCGGCACGGACTGCGGGTGATCTCCGACGAGATCCACGCCCCCCTGGTGCTCCCCGGAGCGCGCTTCACCCCGTACCTCACCGTGCCCGGCGCCGAGAACGCCTTCGCCCTGACCTCCGCCTCCAAGGCGTGGAACCTCGCCGGCCTCAAGGCGGCGCTCGCGGTCGCCGGGCCACGGGCCGCCGCCGACCTGCGCCGAATGCCCGAAGAGGTCGGCCACGGCCCCAGCCACCTGGGCGTCATCGCGCACACCGCCGCGTTCCGCGCCGGCGGGCCGTGGCTCGACCTCCTCCTCGACGGCCTCGACGCCAACCGCACCCTGCTGGAGACGCTGTTGGCCGAGCACCTCCCGGCCGTCGGGTACCACCGCCCCGAGGGCACCTACCTCGCCTGGCTGGACTGCACCCGGCTGGGTGTCGCCACCGAGCAGCCGGGCGGCGCCCCCGGTGTGGTCAGCGTCGCCTCCGAGCAGCCGGCCGACGGACCCGGTGTGGTCACCGACGTCGCCGGGCCCGCGAAGCTGTTCCTCGACCAGGCGCGGGTCGCGCTCAGCTCCGGGCACGTCTTCGGCACCGGCGGCGCGGGGTTCGTCCGGCTCAACTTCGCCACCTCACCCGCGATCCTCACCGAGGCCGTCACCCGCATGGGTCGGGCGGTCTCCGCCGCGTCCGCCTGA
- a CDS encoding TlpA family protein disulfide reductase, producing the protein MPALVATVVLLAVVCAGHTALLVAVVRRLRVQAELLADVEERGLPARALPVGSTIGAFSVTDTDGEPFSAGDASGPTLVAMLSPTCGSCRRLRREFGAVAARWPGGRSRVVVVVTGPSATAAYARRLAPLARIVVDPDEVVRDAFAVTAFPALFVVEPTGELSWTGRWAHSVPQSAAATVAA; encoded by the coding sequence GTGCCCGCCCTCGTCGCCACCGTCGTCCTGCTCGCGGTCGTCTGCGCCGGCCACACCGCCCTGCTGGTGGCCGTCGTCCGCCGGCTCCGGGTGCAGGCCGAACTCCTCGCCGACGTCGAGGAGCGCGGCCTGCCGGCCCGGGCGCTCCCGGTCGGCTCGACCATTGGCGCGTTCTCGGTCACCGACACCGACGGAGAGCCGTTCTCCGCCGGGGACGCGTCGGGGCCGACGCTGGTCGCGATGCTGAGCCCGACCTGCGGCTCGTGCCGACGGCTGCGGCGGGAGTTCGGCGCGGTCGCCGCCCGCTGGCCGGGCGGACGCTCCCGGGTCGTGGTGGTGGTGACCGGACCGTCGGCGACGGCGGCGTACGCCCGCCGGCTGGCCCCGCTGGCGCGGATCGTGGTGGACCCCGACGAGGTGGTGCGCGACGCGTTCGCGGTGACCGCCTTCCCGGCGCTCTTCGTCGTCGAGCCCACCGGCGAGCTGAGTTGGACAGGACGGTGGGCGCACTCGGTGCCGCAGTCGGCTGCCGCCACCGTGGCGGCGTAA